In Eriocheir sinensis breed Jianghai 21 chromosome 29, ASM2467909v1, whole genome shotgun sequence, a single genomic region encodes these proteins:
- the LOC127005138 gene encoding uncharacterized protein LOC127005138: MLEDAQDIARAARRRDTETTMTRGGGTDLGDDKGLDFIIPLLMFLHKTCHKAVCCFLMKHFGTTDYVNKKINTREGKSMTLKIFLEQVNEDGKKMKAKNEMRGGKPKNINKKGNPTQQQQQPSAESMKRRDDIQNITENEEILNSVAVGALMLEDEACQKELEKLDICFVLNIILNSVINIPLYGLEKFFFEFKGVRKVLVHPKFYFTEKDFDNNLKKLMAAAEELYKHLSLNEQELQKSEKDCRQDAATGNKALLIQHNLVKEAHEKYIPPDSTFVPPDITLLKTSGKEVLIQDLNKFIEGQQDQKNVIVLSGEHREEKARLLEGLASTFKGHKRFKLVVHVNERDRKHSHWLLAGTEATGEHFAATFQDQVFDCLAHLAPRTVHQYGLDAVKAAISAFQKDILFLVNWNNLGHVSSELQKGTWVLTYEGKEPPLADWQVLRLELYTEAQVLEMINYHTHKESNEIRESKSKEKLRDVMMGCYNRLDNKNILSSLDMIQIFLEVCTRESVESDFELVKIHVENSLKGFEGDKQAREDIMVRLGKDAYTSIYKSGFISKDNIPQFVLESFLYPVEGKGWSFKHSSTRDFMAAKYVVANQIEAQREWVNENVVSFKRVFKFACFLWCRSDSKEREYLPHMEAFLKIFLSAPKKGEKTQGSPFDSWDLLFDLDDVGSRKVLKPLMSILSDIPCWCFNAAQCQGLDKRLTRMDKILRGKELTLKKDNPLIIKLKSTNTNMKLITEFWKKLRQIPAMYDCVRIEMTVEGEDTSHRNEIEDFFKTVADTDVPLYITRYKGPLFPSIMSKCLKCECMQNLEILEVCVNDVSSLKEVLSCGVKEMHIMINIESPEESNFTPSSIVFPSVGSVHMSIKYFHNIQQLLDGLQGCHHLCSLSIHDLYIMSNFKLNLSAFSQLESLNIRFEPDTVDVRPLAPEEERMEGVEEGGEGNEHRLLPRSSWLSHLLPHLTLPENFKRLLLRNVDFFRDSNQNLINELSEKYSIKRVVNLDSSVSFIGAGQTHCSQTGDDDEEEEENHKEGKRLQMTEFPDIGESSTKRTRLAEEK, from the exons ATGCTGGAGGACGCCCAGGACATTGCTAGAGCAGCGAGGAGGCGAGACACGGAGACCACGATGACGAGAGGAGGCGGGACAGATCTAGGg GATGACAAGGGGCTGGACTTCATCATTCCCTTGCTCATGTTCTTGCATAAGACTTGCCACAAGGCTGTCTGCTGCTTCTTGATGAAACACTTTGGGACCACAGACtacgtaaataaaaaaatcaacacacGCGAGGGGAAAAGCATGACGTTGAAGATCTTTCTGGAGCAAGTGAAcgaggatggaaaaaaaatgaaggccaAAAAtgaaatgaggggaggaaaaccaaaaaatataaacaaaaaaggtAACCCgacacagcaacaacagcagcccTCTGCAGAGAGTATGAAGCGGCGAGACGACATACAGAATATTACAGAAAATGAGGAGATCCTCAACTCAGTGGCAGTGGGTGCCCTCATGCTGGAGGATGAGGCATGCCAGAAAGAACTGGAGAAGCTGGACATCTGCTTTGTCTTGAACATTATCCTCAATTCAGTCATCAACATTCCACTGTACGGCCTTGAGAAATTCTTCTTTGAATtcaagggagtgaggaaggtttTGGTCCACCCTAAGTTCTACTTCACCGAGAAAGACTTtgacaataatttaaaaaaactaATGGCTGCTGCTGAGGAGCTGTACAAGCATCTCTCCCTCAATGAGCAGGAGCTGCAGAAGAGTGAGAAAGACTGCCGTCAAGATGCTGCTACTGGAAACAAGGCCCTGCTCATCCaac ATAATCTGGTAAAAGAGGCCCACGAGAAGTACATCCCTCCTGATTCTACTTTTGTGCCTCCAGACATCACATTATTAAA AACTAGTGGCAAGGAAGTACTAATACAAGACCTGAACAAGTTTATTGAAGGCCAACAAGATCAGAAGAACGTCATCGTGCTGAGTGGAGAGCATAGAGAAGAAAAGGCGCGACTCCTGGAGGGCTTGGCGTCCACCTTCAAGGGCCACAAGAGGTTCAAATTGGTGGTGCATGTGAATGAGAGGGACAGGAAGCACTCCCACTGGCTGTTGGCTGGGACTGAGGCCACCGGCGAACACTTTGCTGCCACATTTCAGGACCAAGTGTTTGACTGCCTTGCACACTTGGCACCGCGCACAGTGCATCAATATGGCCTGGACGCTGTGAAGGCTGCAATCAGTGCCTTCCAGAAGGACATTCTCTTCCTTGTCAACTGGAACAATCTGGGTCATGTGAGTAGTGAGCTTCAGAAGGGAACATGGGTGCTTACTTATGAGGGAAAGGAGCCTCCCCTGGCAGACTGGCAGGTGCTGAGGCTTGAGCTCTACACTGAGGCTCAAGTGCTGGAGATGATAAACTACCACACCCACAAGGAGAGCAATGAGATCAGGGAAAGCAAGAGTAAGGAGAAGCTAAGGGATGTCATGATGGGCTGCTACAACAGACTTGACAACAAGAACATCCTCTCTTCCCTTGACATGATCCAGATATTCTTGGAAGTGTGCACACGTGAATCTGTGGAAAGCGACTTTGAGTTGGTGAAGATCCATGTGGAGAACTCTCTGAAAGGCTTTGAAGGTGACAAACAAGCCAGGGAGGACATTATGGTAAGACTCGGTAAGGATGCCTACACCTCTATATATAAATCAGGATTCATCAGCAAGGACAACATTCCTCAGTTTGTGCTTGAGTCCTTCCTATATCCTGTTGAGGGCAAGGGATGGAGCTTCAAGCATTCCAGCACGCGGGACTTCATGGCTGCCAAGTATGTTGTCGCCAACCAGATAGAGGCACAGAGGGAATGGGTGAACGAGAATGTTGTCTCCTTTAAAAGGGTGTTTAAGTTTGCATGTTTCCTGTGGTGTAGGAGTGACTCTAAGGAGAGGGAGTACCTGCCACACATGGAGGCATTCCTGAAAATATTCCTGAGTGCTCcaaagaagggggaaaagacaCAAGGTAGTCCTTTTGACAGCTGGGACTTGTTATTTGACCTGGATGATGTTGGCAGTCGTAAAGTCCTGAAACCCCTGATGTCCATCCTCTCAGACATCCCGTGCTGGTGCTTCAATGCTGCTCAGTGTCAGGGTCTGGACAAGAGGCTGACCAGAATGGACAAAATTCTGAGAGGGAAAGAGCTCACTCTGAAAAAGGACAACCCTCTCATCATCAAGTTAAAGAGCACCAACACCAACATGAAACTAATCACAGAGTTCTGGAAAAAGTTGAGGCAAATACCAGCAATGTATGACTGCGTCAGGATTGAGATGACTGTTGAGGGTGAAGACACCAGTCACAGAAATGAAATAGAGGACTTCTTCAAGACAGTAGCTGATACAGATGTCCCTCTTTACATCACCCGGTACAAGGGTCCACTTTTCCCATCCATCATGTCCAAGTGTCTTAAGTGTGAGTGCATGCAAAACCTTGAGATCCTGGAGGTGTGTGTGAATGATGTCTCGTCCCTGAAAGAGGTGTTGTCGTGTGGAGTCAAAGAAATGCACATTATGATTAACATTGAGTCACCTGAGGAGAGCAATTTTACACCTTCTAGTATTGTGTTCCCTTCAGTGGGCTCTGTGCATATGTCCATAAAGTATTTCCACAACATTCAGCAGTTGTTGGATGGCCTCCAGGGCTGTCACCACCTGTGTTCACTGAGCATTCATGACCTGTATATCATGTCCAATTTTAAGCTCAATCTCTCAGCTTTCAGCCAGTTAGAGAGTCTTAACATAAGGTTTGAACCTGATACAGTAGATGTCAGACCCTTAGCaccagaggaagagaggatggagggggtggaggagggtggagagggcAATGAACACAGACTACTACCTCGATCCAGCTGGTTGTCCCACCTCTTACCTCACTTAACACTGCCGGAAAATTTTAAAAGGCTACTCCTAAGAAACGTTGACTTCTTCAGAGACTCCAACCAAAACCTGATCAATGAGCTCTCTGAGAAATACAGCATCAAGAGAGTTGTGAATCTGGACTCAAGTGTTTCTTTCATTGGGGCTGGGCAGACTCATTGCTCACAGActggcgatgatgatgaggaggaggaagagaaccataaagaagggaagagattgcAGATGACAGAGTTCCCTGATATCGGGGAATCATCTACAAAAAGAACCCGGCTGGCCGAGGAGAAATGA